A stretch of Sulfurimonas xiamenensis DNA encodes these proteins:
- a CDS encoding class I SAM-dependent methyltransferase, whose translation MFIDLKNKTSTQIIEIFEALDAKEGEVIEAEVLESDIERFGYKAFVDLAQLFFMKMLTPVKKDEKSVVLKFYKLKKELSFHKSKENSTEKYGVESQFFQIDKTLQFSFLYHYRQALNFADIKNRKRVLNIGINRGDEFKTIKEMLPYEVFKNKEFVGIDYSSSAIDYAKRDFSDSNVEFICHDVNELKQLNLGRFDLIISIGTLQSSSINFNETFMKIYQEYLNKGGTMVLGFPNCRWIDGEMIYGAKPANYNFSELGVVLQDIIFCKKYLQQKKYRVIVSGKDYIFLSAKKIITK comes from the coding sequence ATGTTTATTGATTTAAAAAATAAAACCTCAACGCAGATAATTGAAATTTTTGAAGCTTTAGATGCAAAAGAGGGCGAAGTTATTGAAGCAGAAGTTTTAGAATCGGATATAGAGCGTTTTGGATATAAAGCTTTTGTTGATCTGGCACAACTATTTTTTATGAAGATGCTCACACCTGTTAAAAAAGATGAAAAGAGTGTTGTGCTTAAATTTTATAAACTCAAAAAAGAGCTCTCTTTTCATAAAAGCAAAGAAAATAGTACTGAAAAGTATGGTGTAGAGAGTCAGTTTTTTCAAATAGACAAAACTTTGCAATTTAGTTTTTTATATCATTACCGCCAAGCACTTAATTTTGCAGATATTAAAAATAGAAAAAGAGTTCTCAATATTGGAATAAACAGAGGCGATGAGTTTAAAACCATTAAAGAGATGCTTCCATATGAAGTGTTTAAAAATAAAGAGTTTGTGGGGATTGACTACTCCTCTTCAGCCATAGATTATGCAAAGAGAGATTTTTCAGACTCAAATGTAGAGTTTATATGTCATGATGTAAATGAGTTAAAGCAGTTAAATCTGGGCAGATTTGATCTTATTATCTCCATAGGAACACTTCAAAGCTCAAGCATAAATTTTAATGAAACATTTATGAAAATTTATCAAGAGTATTTGAACAAGGGTGGTACAATGGTACTTGGCTTTCCAAACTGCAGATGGATAGACGGTGAGATGATCTATGGTGCAAAACCCGCAAATTATAACTTTAGTGAACTTGGCGTAGTTTTACAAGATATAATTTTTTGTAAAAAATATCTTCAGCAAAAAAAGTACAGGGTTATTGTAAGCGGAAAAGATTATATATTTTTAAGTGCTAAAAAAATAATTACAAAATAA